A single window of Nematostella vectensis chromosome 4, jaNemVect1.1, whole genome shotgun sequence DNA harbors:
- the LOC5502932 gene encoding pescadillo homolog: MGKLKKKGERGAATNYVSRNQALKKLQLSLPDFRRLCILKGIYPVEPKNKKKVNKGSTANKTYYYVKDIQWLAHEPVLNKFREFKVFLRKLKKAIAKEQPGTADRLEDNKPVYTLDHIVKERYPTFIDALRDLDDALSMLFLFSIMPQTDKIQAAVVQDCRRLSVEFQHYIISSRSLRKVFFSIKGIYFQAEIQGQTITWITPYQFCQDPPTDVDFRVMLTFVDFYKTMMGFINFKLYNNLNMHYPPVLADKTDKKLDTNYCKDTEVEDEVLAALNHTLKIIQTQEEDLEVDEFPIDPNSEDAEAIQAQKEEETKLERLKNLFSECKVFLSREVPRDTLVFMIRSFGGQVSWDVSTAIGATFAETDESITHQIVDRPSQGHQFLSRYYIQPQWVADSINQGKLLPVEEYFPGEELPPHLSPFVKEEEGDYVPPERKAIMDQEMDTNQNEVTEEEEVPDMTREEKELAVAAMPRKDRRLYEKIMHSKKKKRSEVRKLESKRKVHDEEKAKKKLKSS; encoded by the exons ATGGGCAAGCTAAAAAAGAAG GGGGAAAGGGGTGCAGCCACGAATTATGTGTCGCGAAATCAAGCGCTCAAGAAACTACAACTAAGTTTGCCTGATTTCAG ACGGTTATGCATCTTAAAGGGGATCTATCCAGTGGAgcccaaaaacaaaaagaaagtcAACAAAGGCAGTACTGCAAACAAGACTTATTACTATGTTAAAGACATCCAATGGCTTGCGCATGAGCCTGTCCTCAACAAGTTTAGAGAATTCAAAGTGTTTTTAAGAAAACTGAAAAAGGCCATTGCCAAAGAACAACCAGGAACTGCTGATAGATTGGAGGATAACAAGCCTGTCTACACTCTGGACCACATCGTTAAGGAAAG ATACCCCACTTTCATTGATGCTCTCCGGGATCTCGATGATGCACTTTCAAtgcttttcttattttctatCATGCCACAGACTGATAAAATTCag GCTGCTGTTGTACAAGATTGCAGAAGATTATCAg TGGAATTCCAGCACTACATAATTTCATCAAGATCTCTGAGAAAG gtgtTCTTTTCCATTAAAGGCATCTATTTTCAAGCAGAGATCCAAGGCCAGACAATTACTTGGATAACTCCTTACCAATTTTGTCAGGAT CCTCCGACAGATGTAGATTTCCGTGTGATGTTAACATTTGTGGATTTCTACAAGACAATGATGGGGTTTATAAACTTCAAGTTATATAACAATCTAAATATGCACTATCCTCCAGTG TTAGCAGACAAAACAGACAAAAAACTGGACACTAATTACTGTAAAGATACAGAGGTCGAAGATGAG GTGTTAGCGGCCCTCAACCACACACTCAAGATCATACAAA CACAAGAAGAAGATCTCGAAGTGGATGAGTTCCCCATCGACCCAAAT AGTGAAGATGCAGAGGCAATCCAAGCACAAAAAGAAGAGGAAACAAAATTGGAGAGGCtgaaaaatttgttttcagaGTGTAAAGTGTTCTTGTCTCGTGAGGTACCAAGAGATACTCTGGTCTTCATGATAAG GTCATTCGGTGGCCAAGTGTCATGGGACGTCAGCACAGCTATTGGTGCTACATTTGCAGAAACAGATGAGTCCATCACCCATCAGATTGTGGACAGACCATCACAAGGACACCAGTTTCTCTCAAG GTACTATATCCAGCCTCAGTGGGTTGCTGACTCCATCAACCAGGGCAAGTTGCTGCCGGTAGAGGAGTACTTCCCTGGCGAAGAGCTCCCACCTCACCTATCGCCATTTGTCAAGGAGGAAGAGGGCGACTACGTCCCCCCTGAGCGCAAGGCCATTATGGATCAGGAGATGGACACGAACCAgaatg AAGTTACTGAAGAAGAGGAAGTGCCCGATATGACCCGTGAGGAAAAGGAGCTTGCAGTTGCTGCCATGCCTCGCAAAGACAGACGGTTATACGAAAAGATCATGCATTCCAAAAAGAAGAAGAGATCAGAG gTCAGGAAATTGGAGAGCAAGCGAAAGGTTCATGATGAAGAGAAAGCAAAGAAGAAGCTAAAATCATCCTAG